The Rosa rugosa chromosome 3, drRosRugo1.1, whole genome shotgun sequence sequence AACTAGATGTACGACCTGATGCTGAAAACACTGCAGTCGGGAGAGGTCAGAGGGCAAATGCTGTGGTGCCGACAGCAGTGTTGCAATataggagtttttttttttttttttctttggggtGTGGGGGCGGCAAAGGCAGTATGGGAGATTGATTCTTCTACGAGTAGATTGTAACAGGAGGGGAGAGCTTCTGCACGACAGTATGAGCAGTAGCCAACCAAGCCTGGATGCAAGGCACTCTTGGTCATCAAGTTCAGGCTTCCTTGCTGATCATCTTCAGATATTTTCGGTTCTCATATGAGTCATATACCCAAAACGCTAAATTAGAAATCCCAAAACTGTGATAATTACAATGAAGCCTTTTCTATGTCAGGAATATCCAATTTGCATAACCGTTGTCTCTCTTTCCAACATTCTGGAAGACATTACTGTTTCTGAGTCTGCTATCCATATTACATGAAAACCAGAAAATACAGGAGACTCGAGGGACTGTATCATTAGCGGCGAATGTAAGATCAAGTCATCAAACATCTAGACAATACAAAAGCACTCTTGAAAACGGAAATGAGAGAAGAACTTGTTTTCATCATTTAAGTACAAACTACTGTGAGTTGAAACACTGTGAGTCCAAACACTGGTACTAGATTGTAACTTGCTTCCCACTCATTCACAAGCAATCTTGGTGTCAAAGCTGCTAAGGCAAATAGCGAATGCCTGGAAGGCTGAGATTGGATACTGGTAATCCATTGTGAATACATCTTTGCCAACTTTTCCAAACTGGAGAATGACATTCTCATGCTCTGGGCCAGCAGCTACTCCGTTCTCTGGAGAAGCAACCAGCTGAAAATTCTTGACTGAAGCAACGGTTACTCGTCCATTGAAGTTCAGACACCAGCACTGGAGTTGTTCGTGCCACCTAGGTGCCTTGTTCCTTAACACCAGTATGCCTTCATTCTGACTAGATTGTAGTCCAGATTGGACACTCTCTGCATGACCTGATTTTGATCTGATGAACGGGAGAGATGGAATACTATCCAAATTGCTATCAACAAATTCAGTCTGCGTAGGGGCCACACCTCCTGGCTCAACAGCACGGGCAGGGATGGCATCCATTACACACTGCATTCTCCTTGGACCTCTGATCAAGATGATACAAATGTTAGTATTTATAATAAATATTACTATAGAAACTAGCAACTGAACAATGATCAACCACAAATTGGCCAGTGAACAATATCTTCAACAATAAATGTCTTAAAGCTTCGGTAATTATCTTCAACGTCAATTTAACAATATTTTCATACCTGGAACCCAAGACATTCAACTCATAAGCAATGTGGGCCACAGGATAGTTGCCAGCAGGAACTCTGGGTGACACTTGTTTCATATTTACAAGTCTGGAGGAATGACATTTAGTGACTTTGGCTCCAGTATTAGTTGGTTGCGCATCATAGATTGTGAATTTGGTTCCCAGAAAATTTGATCTGTTGTAAAGGAAAATAAGACGATGAATGTAACCCAGAAAGATGGTCAAGAGCTAGTAATGTCAGGCCAGATAAACATACCTGAGCTTTCCAACAAAGGCACTGTTCCCTTTTGACACATCTTCAGAATTCAGAGAGATGATATAATCTGTGCATGTTGGGCGTCTACACTTTCTCGCAGCAAGAAGGAACTTCCCATCATCAGTTGAAGCTGGCAAGAACAGACAACAaaggtaaaaattcaaaatttacatCTCACTTCACAGAAAGGAGTCTTACTACACCTGACCTTGTTTTCTATGTGTTTTAAAAACTTGTTACCAATCCAAttacacaaacaaatcaactttAAAAACCATATCAACCTCTTACCATGAGCACTTGGACTCATGATAGCATATTAATCCCAGGAAGAGCAAAACTGGATCAGCGCAATCAGACAGGACAAATATTCAGTAATTCACCTTGATTTAAGCCCAGGAAAAGATAATATGTCTGGTTGCTACGTCTCCGCTTTATATAGCACTGGAGAAGGGAATCCCTGGGACCAGGCTGCAGATTATAAACAAAAAGGTTTCAATTGTTAGTTCAATGGAGAAGCGGCAGATACAACTGAAAATTATCTATTGATAACAACAAGATGTCAGCCCCCTAGTGAGATATTAATCAAGAGAAAAAAATGCCATGCAACAATTTACAGAAGACTTGTGAAGCAGCTTTCATAGTTATTTACCATACAACATTCTGCAACAATCCCAATATATGCCAAACTTTAAGATTCACAACGACAAAAAGAATGGTCTTCTGAAAACTGACAAATAAGATCCAAAATGTTCCACACTATCAATACTTGAGCCAGTTAGTCTAAGCTTATCCTATCTAATTGAACTTGTCATTCGAGCTTTATAACTTATA is a genomic window containing:
- the LOC133740740 gene encoding tubby-like F-box protein 3; its protein translation is MSFKSILQDMKGEFGSISRKGFDVKFGYGMRSRSHRVVQDTSFRIDALKQSCWANMPPELLRDVLMRIEASDDTWPPRKNVVACAGVCKNWREIMKEIVKSLEVSGKLTFPISLKQPGPRDSLLQCYIKRRRSNQTYYLFLGLNQASTDDGKFLLAARKCRRPTCTDYIISLNSEDVSKGNSAFVGKLRSNFLGTKFTIYDAQPTNTGAKVTKCHSSRLVNMKQVSPRVPAGNYPVAHIAYELNVLGSRGPRRMQCVMDAIPARAVEPGGVAPTQTEFVDSNLDSIPSLPFIRSKSGHAESVQSGLQSSQNEGILVLRNKAPRWHEQLQCWCLNFNGRVTVASVKNFQLVASPENGVAAGPEHENVILQFGKVGKDVFTMDYQYPISAFQAFAICLSSFDTKIACE